A genome region from Bacteroides stercoris ATCC 43183 includes the following:
- the alaS gene encoding alanine--tRNA ligase: MLTANEIRDSFKSFFESKGHQIVPSAPMVIKDDPTLMFTNAGMNQFKDIILGNHPAKYKRVADSQKCLRVSGKHNDLEEVGHDTYHHTMFEMLGNWSFGDYFKKEAISWAWEYLVDVLKLDPKDLYATVFEGSPEEGLERDNEAASYWEQFLPKDHILNGNKHDNFWEMGDTGPCGPCSEIHVDSRSEEEKAKVPGSQLVNKDHPQVIEIWNLVFMQFNRKADGSLEGLPAKVIDTGMGFERLVRTLQGKTSNYDTDVFQPILKAIGDMTGATYGKNEQQDIAMRVIADHIRTIAFSITDGQLPSNAKAGYVIRRILRRAVRYGYTFLGQKQAFMYKLLPVLIENMGGAYPELNAQKELIAKVIKEEEDSFLRTLETGIRLLDKTMADAKAAGKTEISGKDAFTLYDTFGFPLDLTELILRENGMTADIKEFDAEMQQQKQRARNAAAVETGDWITLQEGTTEFVGYDYTEYETSILRYRQIKQKNQTLFQIVLDKTPFYAESGGQVGDTGVLVNEFETIEVIDTKKENNLPIHITKKLPEHLEAPFMACVDTDKRAACAANHSATHLLDAALREVLGDHVEQKGSLVTPDSLRFDFSHFQKVTDEEIRQVEHIVNAKIRANIPLKEYRNIPIEEAKELGAIALFGEKYGDRVRVIQFGSSIEFCGGTHVAATGNIGMMKIVSESSVAAGVRRIEAYTGARVEEMLDAFQDTMRDLKALFNNAPDLSGTIRKYIEENAGLKKQVEDFMKEKEAQLKEKLLQNIQEVNGTKVIKFCAAMIPADTVKNIAFQLRGEITENLFFVAGTVFEGKPMLTVMLSDNLVAGGLKAGNLVKEAAKLIQGGGGGQPHFATAGGKNPDGLNAAVDKVLELAGL; encoded by the coding sequence GCCTGCGCGTCAGCGGAAAGCACAATGACCTGGAAGAAGTGGGGCACGATACGTACCACCACACCATGTTCGAGATGCTGGGCAACTGGTCGTTTGGCGACTACTTCAAGAAAGAAGCCATTTCCTGGGCATGGGAATATCTGGTCGATGTGCTGAAGCTCGACCCGAAAGACCTCTACGCCACCGTATTCGAAGGCAGCCCCGAAGAAGGCCTGGAACGCGACAACGAAGCCGCTTCCTATTGGGAACAGTTCCTGCCGAAAGACCATATCCTTAACGGAAACAAACACGATAACTTCTGGGAAATGGGTGATACCGGCCCTTGTGGCCCGTGCTCCGAAATTCACGTGGATTCACGTTCGGAAGAAGAAAAGGCCAAAGTACCCGGTTCGCAACTGGTGAACAAAGACCATCCGCAGGTTATCGAGATATGGAACCTCGTATTCATGCAGTTCAACCGCAAGGCAGACGGCAGCCTCGAAGGACTTCCCGCCAAAGTAATCGACACCGGTATGGGCTTTGAACGCCTGGTACGTACACTGCAAGGCAAGACTTCCAACTACGACACCGATGTTTTCCAACCGATACTGAAAGCCATCGGTGACATGACGGGAGCCACATACGGCAAAAACGAACAGCAGGACATCGCCATGCGCGTAATTGCCGACCACATCCGTACAATCGCCTTCTCCATCACCGACGGGCAGCTTCCGAGCAATGCCAAGGCAGGTTACGTAATCCGCCGTATCCTCCGCCGTGCAGTGCGCTACGGCTACACGTTCCTCGGACAGAAGCAGGCTTTCATGTACAAGTTGTTGCCCGTACTCATCGAGAACATGGGCGGCGCATACCCCGAGTTGAATGCACAGAAAGAACTGATAGCCAAAGTCATTAAAGAAGAAGAAGATTCTTTCCTCCGTACTTTAGAGACCGGTATCCGTCTGCTGGATAAGACCATGGCGGATGCCAAGGCAGCCGGCAAGACCGAAATCAGCGGTAAAGACGCCTTTACGCTCTATGATACGTTCGGCTTTCCGCTCGACCTCACCGAACTCATCCTCCGCGAAAACGGCATGACCGCCGACATCAAAGAGTTCGATGCCGAAATGCAGCAGCAAAAGCAACGTGCACGCAATGCCGCCGCCGTTGAAACCGGAGACTGGATTACACTGCAGGAAGGCACTACCGAATTTGTAGGCTACGATTATACGGAATATGAGACATCCATTCTGCGCTACCGCCAGATAAAGCAAAAGAACCAGACACTGTTCCAGATTGTACTGGACAAGACTCCGTTCTATGCCGAAAGCGGCGGACAGGTAGGCGATACCGGCGTACTGGTCAATGAGTTCGAAACGATTGAAGTCATCGACACCAAAAAGGAGAACAACCTTCCTATCCATATCACCAAGAAGCTGCCCGAACACCTGGAAGCACCGTTCATGGCATGTGTAGATACGGACAAACGTGCCGCCTGCGCCGCCAACCACTCTGCTACCCACCTGCTGGATGCCGCATTGCGCGAGGTATTGGGCGACCACGTAGAGCAAAAGGGTTCTTTGGTGACTCCGGACTCATTGCGTTTCGACTTCTCGCACTTCCAAAAAGTGACGGACGAGGAAATCCGCCAGGTGGAACACATCGTGAATGCCAAGATACGTGCCAACATCCCTCTGAAAGAGTACCGCAACATACCTATCGAAGAAGCCAAGGAACTGGGCGCCATCGCTCTTTTCGGCGAAAAGTACGGTGACCGCGTACGTGTCATCCAGTTCGGTTCTTCCATTGAATTCTGCGGTGGTACGCACGTAGCCGCTACCGGAAACATCGGAATGATGAAGATTGTATCCGAAAGTTCCGTTGCCGCCGGTGTCCGCCGTATCGAAGCCTATACCGGAGCACGCGTAGAGGAGATGCTCGATGCTTTCCAGGATACGATGCGCGATTTGAAAGCACTCTTCAACAACGCCCCCGACCTGTCAGGCACCATCCGCAAATACATCGAAGAGAACGCCGGTCTGAAGAAACAGGTGGAAGATTTCATGAAAGAGAAAGAAGCACAACTGAAAGAGAAACTTCTACAGAATATCCAAGAGGTAAACGGTACGAAGGTAATCAAGTTCTGTGCAGCCATGATACCCGCCGACACGGTTAAGAACATCGCATTCCAACTGCGCGGAGAGATTACGGAAAACCTTTTCTTCGTTGCGGGAACAGTATTCGAAGGCAAACCGATGCTGACAGTGATGCTGAGCGACAACCTCGTAGCCGGCGGACTGAAAGCCGGTAACCTTGTGAAAGAAGCCGCCAAGCTGATACAAGGCGGCGGCGGCGGTCAGCCCCACTTTGCAACTGCCGGCGGAAAGAACCCGGACGGCTTGAACGCAGCCGTAGACAAAGTCCTGGAACTGGCAGGATTATAA
- a CDS encoding TonB-dependent receptor: MKKIITAAVLLLATALSAFSQTKNITVSGRVLEDTNEPAVQATIQLLSLPDSAYAAGVATTGNGYFTLPKVNAGKYVLKVSYIGFKNKFLPLHLYANVRNKNVGTITLETDAIMLAEAVVVAEAPQVQVVEDTLMYSSSAYRTPEGAMLEELVKKLPGAEIDDDGNVTINGKELKKIMVDGKEFFGGDIKTGLKNLPVDIIDKLKTYDKKSDLARITGIDDGEEETVLDLTVKKGMNKGWFGNADVAYGTEDRYMARMMVNYIVDKTQFSLIGSANNVNDQGFSGGGGGPRWRRNNGLVATKTLGANFATETSKLELDGSVRYDYKGADIISTNSSERFLQNGSSYSNSNAVNKNKNSDVFANFRLEWKPDSMTNIIFRPNFSYGKTNGTSGSESGTFNSDPYSLIANPNDFLDFDKLEDDPLESIRVNATNDASLTKSKSISTSATLQLNRKLNNRGRNITFRGRFSYGDNDNDQYRQSETRYYQILNALGGDSVLYRNQYITTPTNNYNYSAQVTYSEPIARATFLQFSYQFQYKYSESDKTTFDMLDYPEWDINGPLPSGYESHAVDSLGKYAEYRYYNHDASVSLRFIREKYQLSAGMSFQPQHSVLSYKRGDYMIDTARNVFNFAPNIDFRYRFSKVSQLRFMYRGRSSQPSMENLLPIADNSNPLNIRVGNPGLKPAFTHNMRLFYNTYNGELQRGMMTHLSFSTTQNSISNSTVYNEQTGGRTTTPKNINGNWSAFGMFGFNTALKNKKFTVNSFSQLRYNNNVAFLYDQNTKQDNKNTTTELMLSERVNGAYRNDWFEFGVNGSVSYTAERSKLRPENNQNPYTFSYGALTNITMPWKMTLSTNITNQSRRGYTDSSMNRNELIWNAQLSQSFLKGAATVSFEMYDILKQQSNISRSLTADGRSVSSYNGVNSYCMLHFIYRLNIFGGKGARESMRGRQGFGGPGPGGHRGGFGGGRRPF; encoded by the coding sequence ATGAAAAAAATTATCACTGCGGCGGTGCTGTTGCTGGCAACGGCATTGTCTGCTTTTTCACAAACCAAAAACATCACCGTATCCGGCCGTGTGCTTGAAGACACGAACGAGCCTGCGGTGCAAGCTACCATTCAATTGCTATCGTTGCCGGACAGCGCTTATGCAGCCGGTGTTGCCACTACGGGAAACGGCTACTTTACCCTGCCGAAGGTGAATGCGGGGAAATATGTGCTGAAAGTTTCCTATATAGGTTTTAAGAATAAGTTTCTCCCGCTGCATCTCTACGCCAACGTGCGCAATAAAAATGTGGGTACGATAACGCTCGAAACGGATGCCATTATGCTTGCCGAGGCTGTGGTAGTGGCGGAAGCGCCGCAAGTGCAGGTGGTGGAAGATACGCTGATGTACAGTTCCTCTGCCTATCGCACGCCGGAAGGGGCTATGCTGGAAGAACTGGTGAAGAAACTGCCCGGTGCGGAAATCGATGATGACGGCAATGTGACGATTAACGGCAAAGAGCTGAAGAAAATCATGGTGGACGGCAAAGAGTTCTTCGGGGGCGATATAAAGACGGGCTTGAAGAACTTGCCGGTGGATATAATTGATAAACTGAAAACCTACGATAAGAAGTCCGACCTGGCACGCATCACCGGTATAGATGACGGTGAAGAGGAGACAGTGCTCGACCTTACCGTGAAGAAAGGTATGAATAAGGGGTGGTTCGGCAATGCGGATGTGGCTTATGGTACGGAAGACCGTTATATGGCACGCATGATGGTAAATTACATTGTCGATAAGACGCAATTCTCTTTGATTGGTTCTGCCAATAATGTCAACGACCAGGGGTTCTCCGGTGGTGGAGGCGGTCCGCGCTGGCGCAGGAACAACGGTTTGGTAGCCACGAAAACACTGGGAGCGAACTTTGCGACGGAGACTTCAAAGCTGGAGCTTGACGGTAGCGTCCGCTATGATTATAAAGGTGCGGACATTATCAGTACCAACTCTTCGGAACGTTTCCTGCAGAACGGAAGTTCATACTCCAATTCGAACGCTGTCAACAAGAACAAGAATTCGGATGTCTTTGCCAACTTCCGTCTGGAGTGGAAGCCGGATTCGATGACGAATATCATTTTCCGTCCTAACTTCTCTTACGGCAAGACAAACGGTACTTCCGGTTCGGAATCGGGAACATTCAACTCGGACCCGTATAGCCTGATTGCCAACCCGAACGATTTTCTCGACTTCGACAAGCTGGAAGACGACCCTTTGGAAAGTATCCGTGTCAATGCAACGAATGATGCTTCTCTGACCAAAAGCAAAAGCATTTCGACGTCCGCCACGCTGCAACTCAACAGGAAGCTGAATAACCGCGGACGTAACATAACCTTCCGCGGACGCTTTAGCTACGGCGACAACGATAACGACCAGTACAGGCAGTCGGAAACCCGCTATTACCAGATATTGAACGCGTTGGGCGGCGACTCCGTGCTGTATCGCAACCAGTATATCACAACACCTACCAACAATTATAATTATAGCGCCCAGGTTACGTACAGCGAACCGATTGCACGCGCCACTTTCCTGCAGTTCAGCTATCAGTTCCAATACAAGTACAGCGAGAGCGACAAGACCACATTCGATATGCTGGACTATCCGGAGTGGGACATCAACGGGCCTTTGCCGTCCGGATACGAGTCGCATGCCGTGGATAGCCTGGGCAAATATGCGGAGTACAGATACTACAATCACGATGCGTCCGTGTCGTTGCGCTTCATCCGTGAGAAGTATCAGTTGAGTGCGGGGATGTCTTTCCAGCCGCAGCATTCGGTATTGTCCTATAAGCGCGGGGATTATATGATTGATACGGCCCGAAACGTTTTCAACTTTGCCCCGAACATTGATTTCCGTTACCGTTTTTCTAAAGTGAGCCAGTTGCGTTTTATGTATCGTGGACGCAGCAGTCAGCCGAGCATGGAGAACCTGCTGCCTATTGCCGACAACTCGAATCCGCTGAACATCAGAGTCGGAAATCCGGGACTGAAGCCGGCATTTACGCACAATATGCGCCTCTTCTACAATACTTATAATGGTGAGTTGCAGCGCGGAATGATGACACATCTCAGCTTCTCGACCACGCAGAACAGCATCAGCAACAGTACGGTGTACAACGAGCAAACCGGTGGACGGACCACTACGCCCAAGAATATCAACGGCAACTGGAGCGCTTTCGGTATGTTCGGATTCAATACGGCGTTGAAGAACAAGAAGTTTACGGTAAACTCTTTTTCGCAACTCAGATACAATAACAACGTGGCTTTCCTATACGATCAGAATACGAAACAGGATAACAAGAATACCACCACCGAACTTATGCTGAGCGAGCGGGTGAACGGGGCCTACCGCAACGACTGGTTTGAATTCGGAGTGAACGGTTCGGTTTCCTATACGGCAGAGCGCAGCAAATTGCGCCCGGAGAATAACCAGAATCCCTATACTTTCTCCTACGGTGCGCTGACCAATATCACGATGCCCTGGAAGATGACGCTTTCCACCAATATCACCAATCAAAGCCGTCGCGGCTATACGGACAGCAGCATGAACCGCAACGAGTTGATTTGGAACGCGCAACTTTCGCAATCGTTCCTGAAAGGTGCGGCGACTGTGAGCTTCGAGATGTACGATATCTTGAAACAACAGAGCAACATCAGCCGCTCGTTGACGGCGGATGGCCGGTCGGTTTCGTCTTATAATGGTGTCAACAGCTACTGCATGCTGCATTTCATTTACCGTTTGAATATTTTTGGCGGTAAGGGTGCGCGCGAAAGCATGCGTGGCAGGCAAGGCTTCGGCGGTCCCGGTCCGGGCGGCCACCGGGGTGGCTTTGGCGGCGGGCGGCGTCCGTTCTAA
- a CDS encoding DUF3822 family protein, translating into MIETTDFSKSEQYTLSIRLSTDGFSFSIFNPLGEGRFSFHEHGVDDSLSLTANLKQAFRETDWLKNPFRRINVLMAGKRFTFIPLEFFEDEQAETVFYHNHSRQDNELVQYNILHKNNIVVLFGMDKSACSLLREQYPDVRFYAQASPLIEYFAAKSRLGNCRKMYVHLRKEAAEIYAYERGRLAFANTFACKETNDRLYYILCVWKQLGMAQERDELHLTGELYDKEQLLPELKKFIRQVFIMNPAANLDLQAINLCE; encoded by the coding sequence ATGATAGAAACGACTGATTTTAGTAAATCGGAACAATATACCTTATCCATCCGTCTGAGTACGGATGGATTTTCTTTTTCTATATTCAATCCGCTCGGCGAAGGCAGATTTTCTTTCCACGAGCACGGAGTGGACGATTCCCTGTCCCTCACTGCCAACCTGAAACAGGCTTTCCGCGAAACGGACTGGCTGAAGAATCCTTTCCGCCGTATCAATGTCCTTATGGCGGGCAAACGCTTTACATTCATTCCGTTGGAATTCTTTGAGGACGAACAGGCGGAAACCGTATTCTATCATAATCACTCCAGACAAGACAACGAGCTGGTGCAATACAACATCTTGCATAAGAACAATATAGTCGTACTGTTTGGAATGGACAAAAGCGCCTGCTCCCTTTTACGCGAACAGTATCCCGACGTCCGTTTCTATGCGCAGGCAAGCCCTCTCATAGAGTACTTTGCGGCAAAGAGCCGCCTGGGCAATTGCCGAAAAATGTATGTGCACCTGCGCAAAGAAGCGGCAGAGATATACGCCTACGAACGCGGCCGGCTGGCATTCGCCAACACCTTTGCCTGCAAGGAGACAAACGACCGCCTCTATTACATCCTCTGTGTATGGAAGCAGCTCGGCATGGCACAGGAACGCGACGAGCTCCACCTCACCGGCGAACTGTACGACAAAGAGCAACTGCTGCCCGAACTGAAAAAATTTATCCGGCAGGTATTCATCATGAACCCTGCCGCCAATCTCGACCTACAAGCCATCAACCTATGCGAGTAA
- a CDS encoding RsmD family RNA methyltransferase yields MRVISGIYKRRRFDVPHTFKARPTTDFAKENLFNVLSNYMDFEEGVRALDLFAGTGSISIELVSRGCDQVISVEKDRDHYAFICKVMKELKTDKCLPVRGDVFRYIQGSRERFDFIFADPPYGLKELETLPDLIFDNNLLKEDGLFVLEHGKTNNFEEHPCFLERRIYGSVNFSFFGIQG; encoded by the coding sequence ATGCGAGTAATTAGCGGAATATACAAAAGAAGGCGTTTCGACGTGCCCCATACTTTCAAGGCACGCCCCACAACCGATTTCGCCAAAGAGAATCTGTTTAATGTACTGTCCAACTACATGGACTTTGAAGAAGGCGTACGCGCACTCGATTTATTTGCCGGTACAGGCAGCATCAGCATCGAGCTTGTGTCCAGAGGCTGCGACCAGGTAATCAGCGTAGAGAAAGATCGCGACCATTACGCTTTCATCTGCAAGGTAATGAAAGAACTCAAGACCGACAAATGCCTGCCTGTCCGCGGCGATGTATTCAGATATATACAAGGCAGCCGCGAACGGTTCGACTTTATCTTTGCCGACCCGCCGTACGGACTCAAAGAGCTTGAAACCCTGCCCGACCTCATTTTCGACAACAACCTGCTGAAAGAAGACGGCCTGTTCGTGCTGGAGCATGGAAAAACCAATAACTTCGAGGAACATCCCTGCTTTTTGGAAAGAAGAATCTACGGCAGTGTCAATTTCTCTTTCTTCGGCATTCAAGGCTGA
- the cls gene encoding cardiolipin synthase, whose translation MLDWNFIAGLIATVAFDIIYFGAIIGTITVIILDNRNPVKTMAWILVLMFLPVVGLVFYFFFGRSQRRVRVIGKKSYNRLLKKPMAEYLAQDSCALPANYGRLISLFRNTNQAFPFDGNRVEVYTRGLSMIQSLLRELQKATRHIHMEFYIFEDDAIGRMVRDVLMEKAKQGVEVRVIYDDVGCWHVPNRFYEQMREAGVEVRSFLKVRFPLFTSKVNYRNHRKIVVIDGRVGFVGGMNLAERYMRGFSWGIWRDTHLLLEGKAVHGLQTAFLLDWYFVDRTLITSARYFPKVDACGTSLAQIVTAEPIGPWKEIMQGLVMAITGARKYFYIQTPYFLPTEAVLVAMQTAALAGVDVRLMLPYRADNRLTHLGSCSYLAEALRAGVKVYFYKKGFLHSKLMVSDDELSTVGSTNVDFRSFEHNFEVNAFIYDTETALQMREIFLQDQRECVQVFSKNWEKRPWHRKAAESIVRLLAPLL comes from the coding sequence ATGCTTGATTGGAACTTCATAGCCGGCCTGATTGCCACAGTAGCATTCGATATTATCTATTTTGGCGCAATTATCGGAACAATCACGGTTATCATTCTCGATAACCGGAATCCGGTAAAGACAATGGCGTGGATATTGGTGCTGATGTTCCTTCCAGTGGTGGGACTGGTGTTTTACTTCTTCTTCGGCCGCAGCCAAAGGCGGGTGCGTGTCATTGGCAAGAAGAGTTACAACCGTCTGTTGAAGAAGCCGATGGCCGAATATCTTGCTCAGGATTCCTGTGCGCTTCCGGCAAATTACGGCCGCCTTATCTCTCTGTTTCGCAACACCAACCAGGCTTTTCCTTTCGATGGAAACCGTGTGGAAGTCTATACGCGGGGACTTTCCATGATTCAATCCTTGCTGCGCGAATTGCAAAAGGCGACCAGGCACATCCACATGGAGTTTTATATCTTCGAGGATGACGCCATAGGCCGTATGGTGCGCGATGTGCTGATGGAGAAAGCGAAGCAGGGAGTGGAAGTGCGTGTGATTTATGATGATGTGGGATGCTGGCATGTTCCCAACCGCTTTTATGAACAGATGCGCGAGGCGGGAGTGGAAGTGCGCAGTTTCCTGAAAGTACGTTTTCCTTTGTTCACCAGCAAGGTGAATTACCGCAACCACCGCAAGATTGTAGTCATTGACGGGCGCGTGGGCTTTGTAGGCGGAATGAATCTGGCCGAACGTTATATGCGCGGCTTTTCATGGGGCATCTGGCGTGATACGCACCTGCTGCTGGAAGGTAAGGCTGTGCATGGCCTGCAAACGGCTTTTCTGCTCGACTGGTATTTTGTAGACCGTACCTTGATTACGTCTGCCCGCTACTTCCCGAAGGTGGATGCCTGCGGCACTTCACTGGCGCAGATTGTAACGGCCGAACCGATAGGTCCCTGGAAAGAAATCATGCAGGGACTTGTCATGGCGATAACCGGCGCCCGGAAATACTTTTATATACAGACTCCTTATTTTCTTCCGACGGAAGCCGTGCTCGTAGCCATGCAGACGGCTGCACTGGCAGGGGTGGATGTGCGTCTTATGCTGCCTTATCGTGCGGATAACAGGCTGACGCATCTGGGCTCCTGCTCGTATCTGGCAGAGGCGTTGCGTGCAGGTGTCAAGGTGTACTTTTATAAAAAAGGTTTCCTGCACTCCAAACTCATGGTATCGGATGACGAATTGTCCACAGTAGGCTCTACGAACGTGGATTTCCGCAGTTTCGAGCATAATTTTGAGGTGAATGCCTTTATATACGACACCGAGACCGCATTGCAGATGCGTGAGATATTCTTGCAGGATCAGCGGGAATGTGTGCAGGTATTCTCCAAGAATTGGGAGAAACGTCCCTGGCACCGTAAGGCGGCAGAAAGCATAGTGCGGCTGCTGGCACCGTTACTGTAG
- a CDS encoding ATP-dependent RecD-like DNA helicase codes for MINNYLERQIKENFPYQPTPEQEIAIKSLSDFLLAPRSETVFLLRGYAGTGKTSLVGALVRTLDKLQQKSVLLAPTGRAAKVFSAYAGHPAFTIHKKIYRQQSFSNETGNFSVNDNLTTHTLYIVDESSMIANDGLSGSAFGTGRLLDDLVQFVYSGMGCRLLLMGDTAQLPPVGEEQSPALFADALKGYGLEVQEVDLTQVVRQEQQSGILWNATRLRQLIAEDACEALPKIKVAGFADIKVLPGDELIDALETCYDRDGLDETIVICRSNKRANIYNNGIRSRILWREDELNTGDLLMVAKNNYYWTEKQKEMDFIANGETAVVRRVRRTRELYGFRFADVTLEFPDYDNFELEANLLLDTLHSDAPALPKADNDRLFYTVLEDYADITVKRERMKKMKADPYYNALQVKYAYAVTCHKAQGGQWKNVFLDQGYMTDEYLTPDYFRWLYTAFTRATGTLYLVNYPKEQIC; via the coding sequence ATGATAAATAACTATTTAGAAAGGCAAATTAAGGAAAATTTTCCTTATCAACCAACTCCGGAGCAGGAAATTGCTATAAAATCTTTGTCGGACTTCCTTCTCGCGCCCCGTAGTGAGACGGTTTTTCTGCTCCGTGGCTATGCAGGTACGGGTAAGACCTCGCTGGTGGGCGCTCTGGTCAGGACTTTGGACAAGCTGCAACAGAAGTCGGTATTACTGGCTCCGACGGGGCGGGCGGCGAAGGTTTTCTCCGCTTATGCGGGACATCCGGCGTTTACAATTCATAAAAAAATTTATAGACAGCAATCTTTTTCCAATGAGACGGGCAACTTTTCGGTGAACGATAATTTGACAACTCATACATTATATATTGTCGATGAGTCGTCGATGATTGCCAATGACGGTCTGTCGGGTTCGGCATTCGGCACGGGGCGTTTGCTGGACGACCTGGTGCAGTTTGTCTATTCGGGTATGGGATGCCGCCTTTTGCTGATGGGAGATACGGCACAGCTTCCGCCAGTGGGCGAGGAGCAGAGTCCCGCTCTGTTTGCAGATGCCTTGAAAGGCTACGGACTGGAGGTGCAGGAAGTGGACTTGACCCAAGTGGTACGCCAGGAGCAGCAATCGGGTATTTTGTGGAACGCTACGCGCCTGCGCCAACTGATTGCCGAAGATGCCTGCGAGGCTCTGCCGAAGATAAAGGTTGCGGGGTTTGCCGACATCAAAGTTCTGCCGGGCGATGAACTGATAGATGCGCTCGAAACGTGTTACGACCGCGACGGGCTGGACGAGACGATTGTGATATGCCGCTCCAACAAGCGTGCCAATATCTACAATAACGGCATCCGCTCCCGGATACTCTGGCGGGAAGATGAACTGAATACGGGCGACTTGCTGATGGTGGCGAAAAATAATTATTACTGGACGGAAAAACAGAAGGAGATGGACTTTATAGCCAACGGCGAGACAGCGGTGGTGCGCCGCGTGCGCCGCACCCGCGAACTGTATGGTTTCCGTTTTGCGGATGTCACGCTGGAATTTCCCGATTACGACAACTTCGAACTGGAAGCAAATCTTCTGCTGGATACATTGCACAGCGATGCGCCTGCACTGCCCAAGGCGGATAACGACCGCCTTTTCTATACCGTTCTCGAAGATTATGCCGATATCACCGTGAAGCGGGAACGGATGAAGAAGATGAAAGCCGACCCTTATTACAATGCCTTGCAAGTGAAGTATGCCTATGCCGTGACGTGCCATAAGGCGCAGGGCGGGCAGTGGAAGAATGTTTTTCTGGACCAGGGGTATATGACGGACGAATATCTGACGCCCGATTATTTCCGTTGGCTTTATACGGCATTTACCCGGGCCACGGGCACTCTTTATCTGGTGAACTATCCGAAAGAGCAGATCTGCTGA
- the aroB gene encoding 3-dehydroquinate synthase, producing the protein MSKQEVILCKELENDLTHAIGKCPHDKLFILTDEHTHRLCLPQLQSIPALENAAEIIIGAEDVHKNLETLASVWQALSEQGATRHSLLINLGGGMVTDLGGFAAATFKRGIAYINIPTTLLAMVDASVGGKTGINFNGLKNEIGVFAPASSVLLETGFLRSLDARNFFSGYAEMLKHGLISTSDHLAELLSFDTENIDYSALRTMVGRSVQVKEDIVEQDPKEHGIRKALNLGHTIGHAFESLALAENRPVLHGYAVAWGLVCELYLSYLKAGFPKDKMRQTIQFIKENYGAFVFSCKQYDSLYELMLHDKKNTAGIINFTLLKEVGDICLNQTADKETIFEVFDFYRECMGV; encoded by the coding sequence ATGAGTAAACAAGAAGTAATCCTCTGCAAGGAGTTGGAAAACGACCTGACGCATGCCATCGGAAAATGTCCTCACGACAAGCTTTTCATCCTTACCGACGAACATACACACCGCCTTTGCCTGCCGCAACTGCAAAGCATCCCCGCACTGGAAAATGCCGCCGAAATCATTATCGGAGCAGAAGACGTGCACAAAAATCTGGAGACGCTGGCTTCCGTGTGGCAGGCTCTGAGCGAACAGGGAGCCACCCGCCATTCGCTCTTGATAAACCTGGGCGGCGGAATGGTCACCGACCTCGGCGGCTTTGCGGCTGCCACTTTCAAACGCGGCATTGCATACATCAACATCCCTACCACCCTGCTTGCCATGGTAGACGCATCCGTAGGCGGAAAAACAGGCATCAACTTCAACGGACTGAAGAATGAAATCGGTGTCTTCGCCCCTGCTTCCTCCGTCTTGCTGGAAACCGGGTTCCTGCGCAGCCTCGATGCCCGCAACTTTTTCTCCGGCTATGCCGAAATGTTGAAGCACGGACTCATCAGCACTTCCGACCATCTGGCGGAACTGCTGTCTTTCGATACAGAAAACATAGACTACTCCGCACTCAGAACAATGGTAGGGCGCTCCGTACAGGTAAAGGAAGATATTGTGGAACAAGACCCCAAAGAGCACGGCATACGCAAGGCGCTCAATCTGGGACACACCATAGGACATGCTTTCGAGAGTCTTGCCCTGGCCGAAAACCGTCCGGTACTGCATGGTTATGCCGTGGCGTGGGGACTTGTGTGCGAACTTTACCTCTCCTACCTCAAAGCCGGCTTTCCTAAAGATAAAATGCGCCAGACCATCCAATTTATCAAAGAGAATTACGGTGCTTTCGTCTTTAGCTGCAAGCAATACGACAGCCTTTACGAACTGATGTTGCATGACAAGAAAAACACTGCCGGCATCATCAATTTCACGCTGCTGAAAGAGGTAGGCGATATCTGCCTGAACCAGACGGCGGACAAAGAAACGATTTTCGAGGTGTTCGACTTTTACCGGGAATGTATGGGGGTATAA